The stretch of DNA ACTTCAACTTTGAACAAATTCTTGATATGGCAGCGCTCCTGCTAATTTTCATGTAAAATTTGAACTGAACAACATCCAGGCATAAACTAAGCTGCATTTTCTCCTGATAGAGAAACCAACTTGCTTCTAAAACTCAAGACACATTAATAAAACTGTAACTGTATACAGAATCTGTAACGTTCAGTGTTTCAGTAGGTAGCAGAATGACCAAGCGACTCTGCTGTCAGGATTCAGGAATTCGAGACATACATACTAGTCTCATCTCTAAACAAACAAATAAAGCTACCTCAACAACCCTTTTCTGTATCACGTACTATCAAATAAAAGAAACTCCAATACCATTCTCCACATCATTCAAGCACAGAAACGTGGCTTGAATATGCATGTAAAGAAGTAAGCAACAGGACTGTAATATCTATATGGGGATCTGTCTGTAGGTTGGGTCCCAGCATATATAGCCTTCTTCTTCCATGAACAGCATCACAAGAAATGGAAGTACTCGATGCATCTGGACTGACCGATCGGCAGCAACGTCCTCGGCAGAGCAACCCTGCTGCTGGACGACGCGCTTGCTGCTGAAAAACTGTCAACCTCCATCTGAACCTGACTGTTACTTGTAGAAGGAGACGATGCGTCTGTCCACTGAAACTGGCTTGCGTAGGGGCTCCTCTCTGGTTGTTGATTAGCTCCGAAAGAATGTACGTTCGGGGACACTGGCATCGCCGAGGATGTCAAGAATGCGGGCTGCTCACTGGCTGTGTGCGGGCTGAAGCAGATTGATACCGCCTTCCTCGAGGATGATTGTGCAGCAGTATCTCTCGTGCTTCCCATGGGATTAGAGCTGGTGCTGCAGGTGTGATGGTTGAAGTAAGTGACGGAAAACAATGGAGGATCTCTGGTGTCCTTCTGTTGGACTTGCTTTGTGGCAGGGCACTTCATGTCGTTCTTGTAGGTGCATCTGTAATAGAACCTGAAAATAGAAGATCAGTCATGTCCTTCCCCCTCTGTCAACATTCAGTCTACCTAAATTAGGTGGAACGGCATCAGTAAACACTCTCACGACCTTTTCTTCTGCTACATACACTGCCTTTTAGAAAAAGAAATAATTGCTGCCACCTATTAAACATGCTCTTAATGGGCTAACGAGACATATGGGGTCTGCACCACATTCAAATCGCCATCTAAGGAAGTAGAAAAAGGGTAGCAGGGACTGTCGGCATGCATACTAATAGCTGAAAACTTGATTTGGGAGCAAGCGCGCTAAACAAATGAAGGAACACTTAGCCTGCTAGTGAAGTATTACATTTCAGACGAGTTGCCAATCACAGGTAATAAAGGTGGCCAACTTGTGAATTGTATATTCATACTGGAAGCAACACTTTGCAAGTTTTCGTCTGTCTAGTTGAGTTGTCAATTAAGAAAAATATTGCCACTGCAAGGGTTATTTTCCTAGTACAGTAGTCATTACATAAAGCAATTTTTAATTGATAAATATTTGTTTTCTTTCAACCAGTCAAGGGGTATGCCGACACCTGTCCACCGACAATTCTACCACAGAGTGATTAGTAGACAACTGCGCAGTTTGATGAGTCATCTGTCCCCTGATATACTACAAATGTTAGGCGCACTAAGAAGCAATGTGATTTGGGGCTCAAAAAGTATCTGGCCCACAAAC from Panicum hallii strain FIL2 chromosome 3, PHallii_v3.1, whole genome shotgun sequence encodes:
- the LOC112888127 gene encoding probable WRKY transcription factor 46 isoform X1, whose translation is MALDSVPAYLSDLGSSHRAVRTQQQRIRKDERTWTSDTYAPYDDGHQWRKYGEKKLSNSNFPRFYYRCTYKNDMKCPATKQVQQKDTRDPPLFSVTYFNHHTCSTSSNPMGSTRDTAAQSSSRKAVSICFSPHTASEQPAFLTSSAMPVSPNVHSFGANQQPERSPYASQFQWTDASSPSTSNSQVQMEVDSFSAASASSSSRVALPRTLLPIGQSRCIEYFHFL
- the LOC112888127 gene encoding probable WRKY transcription factor 46 isoform X2, producing MALDSVPAYLSDLGSSHRAVRTQQQRIRKDERTWTSDTYAPYDDGHQWRKYGEKKLSNSNFPRCTYKNDMKCPATKQVQQKDTRDPPLFSVTYFNHHTCSTSSNPMGSTRDTAAQSSSRKAVSICFSPHTASEQPAFLTSSAMPVSPNVHSFGANQQPERSPYASQFQWTDASSPSTSNSQVQMEVDSFSAASASSSSRVALPRTLLPIGQSRCIEYFHFL